In the genome of Candidatus Parvarchaeota archaeon, one region contains:
- a CDS encoding glycosyltransferase has product MGVSLICTVLNEQASIERLLRSVYSQTRKPDEFIIVDGGSRDGTVETIRAFFSRNKSKGIDSRVIVEKGANIARGRNVAIGNARHQIIAICDGGVSFGEDWLEKLVRPLEQDASADISAGVYTGGNPQTFFERASVELLYPKISRLKDGWAPSSRSEAYRKKVWEKTGGYPEFLYTAEDTVFHEKCNKLGFVFKLAKNAAVAWPPRNTPSKLFKQYYLYAKGNAQCLLILRWPYNKRLLLLLAFFVAEFFLLIFSSQTFFSLPLQWILAPIAPLIVLFGMFFALALKFKSFGMAVAGVQIIVITNAAHFAGIAGGILQGIKNKLNGNLAKHWL; this is encoded by the coding sequence ATGGGCGTTTCCCTAATCTGCACTGTGCTCAACGAGCAGGCAAGCATTGAGAGGCTCTTGCGCTCAGTCTATTCGCAAACAAGAAAGCCCGACGAGTTCATCATTGTTGACGGCGGCTCCAGGGACGGCACTGTGGAGACAATAAGAGCGTTTTTCTCCAGGAACAAATCCAAGGGCATTGATTCAAGAGTCATTGTGGAAAAAGGCGCAAACATAGCCCGCGGCAGGAACGTGGCTATAGGGAACGCAAGGCACCAAATCATTGCAATTTGCGACGGGGGAGTAAGCTTTGGGGAAGACTGGCTTGAAAAACTGGTGCGGCCACTTGAGCAAGATGCAAGCGCGGACATTTCAGCAGGTGTTTATACCGGTGGAAACCCCCAAACTTTTTTTGAGAGGGCAAGCGTAGAGCTTCTCTATCCAAAAATCAGCAGGCTTAAGGATGGCTGGGCGCCTTCAAGCCGAAGCGAGGCATACAGAAAAAAAGTCTGGGAAAAAACAGGCGGCTATCCGGAGTTCCTCTACACTGCAGAGGACACTGTTTTCCATGAAAAGTGCAACAAGCTTGGTTTTGTCTTCAAGCTTGCCAAAAACGCTGCGGTTGCCTGGCCGCCGCGAAACACGCCATCCAAGCTTTTCAAGCAGTACTACCTGTATGCTAAGGGAAACGCCCAGTGCCTGCTAATACTTAGGTGGCCTTATAACAAACGCCTTCTCCTGCTTCTTGCTTTCTTTGTCGCTGAATTTTTTCTTTTAATATTTTCCAGTCAAACGTTCTTTTCACTCCCCCTGCAGTGGATTCTTGCACCAATAGCCCCGCTAATCGTGCTCTTTGGCATGTTTTTTGCGCTGGCATTAAAGTTCAAGTCATTTGGCATGGCTGTCGCAGGAGTCCAAATAATAGTAATCACAAA
- a CDS encoding glycosyltransferase family 4 protein: MKVYFVFFDSISPGKRGNFLFSGWQNRVSKEFKKYHPEIEVHVVQPERLLAKEYHFTDELLIHHHLFPALPLLFGHDLSLGLLSFVRKAAREKCIIILFEYHTLQNLFIARFLKGNSKLIGQQLGGLPFEIKAQYRRDWGALNRAFAKFASGFELAWLKKIDYFITNSSAEKEWLVSRIRAAPKNIEIVQMGVDFERNTPPNDKHEAKAKLGLDPKKKHVMCYGGVGKGSLVLLEAVGKINDPNTVAMLVDPDSQTEKTAGALGSRAVVFKSVSNMPDCIRAADLLVSLWEGVVPGKCWHGIGLVLAEAMACNIPVIANTLGDYDLLSGKKPYLGPEFYFSGTDSNLLASKIGEILSKPGKNPYPALREKMLLFHDWEKKADNLAEVCKHLLG, translated from the coding sequence TTGAAAGTTTATTTTGTGTTCTTTGACTCAATAAGCCCGGGAAAGCGCGGCAACTTCCTGTTTTCAGGCTGGCAGAACAGGGTTTCAAAAGAATTCAAGAAGTACCACCCTGAAATTGAGGTTCATGTGGTGCAGCCAGAGCGGCTGCTTGCAAAGGAATACCATTTTACCGACGAGCTTCTTATCCACCACCACCTTTTTCCGGCCCTGCCGCTTCTATTTGGCCATGACTTGTCCCTGGGGCTTCTCTCATTCGTGCGCAAGGCGGCACGGGAAAAATGCATAATCATCCTGTTTGAGTATCACACCCTGCAAAATCTTTTCATTGCCAGATTTCTGAAGGGCAACTCAAAGCTGATTGGCCAGCAGCTAGGCGGCCTGCCCTTTGAGATTAAGGCGCAGTACAGGCGCGACTGGGGGGCGCTCAACAGGGCCTTTGCAAAATTTGCGTCTGGCTTTGAGCTTGCCTGGTTAAAGAAAATCGACTACTTCATAACAAACTCGTCTGCCGAGAAGGAGTGGCTTGTCTCAAGGATCAGAGCCGCCCCAAAAAACATCGAGATAGTCCAGATGGGTGTTGATTTCGAGCGGAACACGCCGCCAAATGACAAGCACGAGGCAAAAGCCAAGCTAGGCCTTGACCCCAAAAAAAAGCACGTGATGTGCTATGGCGGGGTGGGCAAGGGCTCCCTTGTGCTTCTTGAGGCCGTAGGAAAAATCAATGACCCAAATACAGTTGCCATGCTTGTGGACCCAGATTCGCAAACTGAAAAGACGGCAGGAGCACTTGGCAGCAGGGCTGTTGTCTTCAAGTCTGTAAGCAACATGCCTGATTGCATCAGGGCAGCGGACTTGCTTGTAAGCCTGTGGGAGGGTGTTGTTCCTGGCAAGTGCTGGCATGGCATTGGCCTTGTGCTTGCTGAGGCAATGGCATGCAACATACCAGTAATTGCAAACACTCTTGGCGACTATGACCTGCTTTCAGGAAAAAAGCCCTATCTTGGGCCAGAGTTTTACTTTTCCGGAACCGACTCAAATCTTCTTGCCTCAAAAATCGGGGAAATCTTATCCAAGCCGGGTAAAAATCCCTATCCTGCGCTCAGGGAAAAAATGCTGCTGTTCCACGACTGGGAAAAAAAGGCGGACAACCTGGCAGAAGTTTGCAAGCACCTGTTGGGGTAA